One segment of Streptomyces sp. XD-27 DNA contains the following:
- the mrdA gene encoding penicillin-binding protein 2 codes for MSNIPETGRTTRVTVRLVAIQILVFSLLLTLGGRLWYLQIRNGDEYSDEAASNHVQQVIQPATRGSILDARGVPLADNETRLVVSASRTDLMKMKDDGKAVLTRLADVLDMTPKEVMDKVRLCDSETPQPCWNGSPYQPIPITDEATTQQALQIRERAEDFPGISAEPTPVRRYAAPAESNAAQVLGYLSPVTDDEIKEAEDSESPLLRSDQIGRSGLERAYDAQLRGKAGVTRYEVDNLGRVIGQRESDKAQPGANLVTSIDSRVQAVAEKELHLAMKEARKVHDKNTGTNYKADAGAVVVMEAKTGRVVAMASNPTYDPNAWVGGISAKDYKKLTGKDSNFPLLNRAIQGQAAPGSIFKVIPTAAAVNAGYPFNGSYPCPSSYSIGGQVFKNFESKGHGSITLGQALEVSCDTVYYGLAHKQWQKDGGVDPKKNPADWFYKTAHQFGLGKETGIDLPNEVTGRVPDRQWKKNYWKANQKAWCKNGKKDGDYAERIAYENCLEGMKMRAGDAVNYSIGQGDTLVTPIQMATIYGAISNGGTLYNPTVGKAIVSSDGKKVDEIKPKSHGKLPMDAKTRKLIDDALAGVATRGTAAWRFGGWPQDKIPMHAKTGTAEVYGKQTTSWFATYTKDYAIVMTISQGGTGSGASGPAVRNIYNALYGIDKDGKIDKKKALLYQPQAKLPKIEADGTIDAQPVGKPYVAVGLGGRREDQ; via the coding sequence GTGAGCAACATCCCCGAGACCGGGCGGACCACCCGGGTCACCGTCCGCCTCGTCGCCATCCAGATCCTCGTCTTCTCCCTCCTCCTCACCCTCGGCGGACGCCTCTGGTACCTCCAGATCCGCAACGGCGACGAGTACAGCGACGAGGCCGCCAGCAACCACGTCCAGCAGGTCATCCAGCCCGCCACCCGCGGCTCGATACTGGACGCGCGCGGCGTCCCCCTCGCCGACAACGAGACCCGCCTGGTGGTCTCCGCCAGCCGCACCGACCTGATGAAGATGAAGGACGACGGCAAGGCCGTCCTCACCCGGCTGGCCGACGTCCTCGACATGACCCCCAAGGAGGTCATGGACAAGGTCCGGCTGTGCGACTCCGAGACCCCGCAGCCCTGCTGGAACGGCTCCCCGTACCAGCCCATCCCGATCACGGACGAGGCCACCACCCAGCAGGCCCTCCAGATCCGCGAGCGCGCCGAGGACTTCCCCGGCATCAGCGCCGAGCCCACACCGGTGCGCCGCTACGCCGCGCCCGCCGAGTCCAACGCCGCCCAGGTGCTGGGCTACCTCTCGCCCGTCACCGACGACGAGATCAAGGAGGCCGAGGACAGCGAGTCGCCGCTGCTGCGCTCCGACCAGATCGGCCGCTCCGGCCTGGAGCGCGCCTACGACGCGCAACTGCGCGGCAAGGCCGGGGTCACCCGCTACGAGGTCGACAACCTCGGCCGGGTCATCGGCCAGCGGGAGAGCGACAAGGCACAGCCCGGCGCCAACCTGGTCACCAGCATCGACTCCCGGGTCCAGGCCGTCGCCGAGAAGGAGCTGCACCTGGCGATGAAGGAGGCCCGTAAAGTCCACGACAAGAACACGGGCACCAACTACAAGGCCGACGCGGGCGCGGTCGTGGTGATGGAGGCCAAGACCGGCCGGGTCGTCGCCATGGCGTCCAACCCGACCTACGACCCCAACGCCTGGGTCGGCGGCATCTCCGCCAAGGACTACAAGAAGCTCACGGGCAAGGACTCCAACTTCCCGCTGCTGAACCGGGCCATCCAGGGGCAGGCCGCCCCCGGCTCGATCTTCAAGGTGATCCCGACGGCCGCCGCGGTCAACGCGGGCTACCCGTTCAACGGCAGCTACCCGTGCCCCAGCTCGTACAGCATCGGCGGCCAGGTCTTCAAGAACTTCGAGTCCAAGGGGCACGGCAGCATCACCCTCGGCCAGGCGCTCGAGGTCTCCTGCGACACCGTCTACTACGGCTTGGCGCACAAGCAGTGGCAGAAGGACGGCGGGGTCGACCCCAAGAAGAACCCCGCCGACTGGTTCTACAAGACCGCCCACCAGTTCGGCCTCGGCAAGGAGACCGGCATCGACCTCCCCAACGAGGTCACCGGCCGCGTCCCGGACCGCCAGTGGAAGAAGAACTACTGGAAGGCCAACCAGAAGGCGTGGTGCAAGAACGGCAAGAAGGACGGCGACTACGCCGAGCGCATCGCCTACGAGAACTGCCTCGAAGGCATGAAGATGCGCGCCGGTGACGCCGTCAACTACTCCATCGGCCAGGGCGACACCCTCGTCACCCCGATCCAGATGGCCACCATCTACGGGGCCATCAGCAACGGCGGCACCCTCTACAACCCGACCGTCGGCAAGGCCATCGTCAGCTCCGACGGCAAGAAGGTCGACGAGATCAAGCCCAAGTCCCACGGCAAGCTGCCCATGGACGCCAAGACCAGGAAGCTGATAGACGATGCGCTGGCGGGCGTCGCCACCCGGGGCACCGCGGCCTGGCGGTTCGGCGGCTGGCCGCAGGACAAGATCCCGATGCATGCCAAGACCGGCACGGCCGAGGTCTACGGCAAGCAGACCACCTCGTGGTTCGCGACGTACACCAAGGACTACGCGATCGTGATGACGATCTCGCAGGGTGGTACCGGCTCCGGAGCCTCCGGCCCCGCCGTCCGGAACATCTACAACGCGCTGTACGGCATCGACAAGGACGGCAAGATCGACAAGAAGAAGGCCCTGCTGTACCAGCCGCAGGCCAAGCTCCCCAAGATCGAGGCCGACGGCACCATCGACGCCCAGCCGGTCGGCAAGCCGTACGTCGCGGTCGGGCTCGGCGGACGGCGGGAGGACCAATGA
- the mreD gene encoding rod shape-determining protein MreD: MRLNRILLSTLLVLVALLTQVCVLARLNLPGAVPDLLLLVVLALALVYGHTSGALIGFGAGLLADFAPPADHAAGRYALVLCVIGYLAGLAKPETGQLRSATGPMLVVVAGAIGSALLYAGVGSLVGDDAAGHPGLVKLLVTAALYDLLLAPFTVPLVMALARRTDHDPVVDASGGSGGGGDTSYGWISSGGSSLRPGRLSKAARIGTQKAGRAKSVKGVKGVKSVKGVKRL, from the coding sequence CTGCGCCTCAACCGGATCCTGCTCTCCACCCTCCTCGTGCTCGTCGCGCTCCTCACCCAGGTGTGCGTCCTGGCCCGGCTCAACCTCCCCGGCGCCGTCCCCGACCTGCTGCTGCTCGTCGTCCTCGCGCTGGCGCTGGTCTACGGGCACACCAGCGGCGCGCTGATCGGCTTCGGGGCGGGCCTGCTCGCCGACTTCGCCCCGCCCGCCGACCACGCCGCCGGGCGGTACGCCCTGGTGCTGTGCGTCATCGGCTACCTCGCGGGTCTGGCCAAGCCCGAGACCGGCCAGCTCCGCTCCGCCACGGGTCCCATGCTCGTGGTCGTCGCGGGCGCGATCGGCTCCGCCCTGCTGTACGCGGGCGTCGGCTCCCTCGTCGGCGACGACGCCGCCGGCCACCCCGGGCTGGTCAAGCTGCTCGTCACCGCCGCCCTGTACGACCTGCTACTGGCCCCCTTCACCGTGCCGCTGGTCATGGCGCTCGCCCGCCGTACCGACCACGATCCGGTGGTGGACGCCTCCGGCGGCTCCGGAGGCGGCGGCGACACCTCGTACGGCTGGATCAGCTCCGGCGGGTCCTCGCTGCGCCCCGGCCGGCTGAGCAAGGCCGCCCGGATCGGAACCCAGAAGGCCGGACGCGCCAAGAGCGTCAAGGGAGTCAAGGGCGTCAAAAGCGTCAAAGGGGTGAAGCGGCTGTGA